TGCATACCTTTACTGATTTAGGACCGGCAGACTTGTGTAATATCCATAAGCAATCAGTGACATCGAAAAAGAATTCTGAAATTGGAACgtttttatattatacCGGTGTCGATACGTCGAATTCTGCTTCAATTGCAGCCCATTTGCAAGGATTAGCTAATTTGATAGGCTCAAGATCACAATACTGGTTTGGGGAGAAAAAGCATTGGAAGGTTCCAGAATTGACGTATTGTACTTACAATGCATTCTCAAAAGTGGATATGAGAGTGACTGTCCATATTCCAGGAAAATTTGAGAGTTCAATAATCAATAGTGATGGAAAACTAATTCATGATAAGGTTAGTGACAACGAATCAGAGAAATTATGGCTTGAAACCTTCGTGACTTCAATTGTTAGATGCCTAATTGATTCGGAGGATGACGATGCCAATAAGGTTGGAGGTCTAGTTGAGGTTCGTAAATTAAATCCTTTTAATAATGGCAAGTCCTCcaaagaattattggacTACTTCATGAAAGGGTTTGAGAAATTATTCTGGGACGGTCCAAAATTAGGATGTGGCATTGATATACCCCAGCCAACTATAATATCTAATTATTTGGTTGATGGTTTTATTAAGTGTGTTGAATTAACTCAAAACTACGAGGAAGCATTGGAAATATTAGACAGACTCAAAGAGAAAGAGCCAGGTGTAGTTACATTGATTGCGCGTGtcttattattgaaagatgaaGAGATTAGGGCAGTCCAAGTCATGAATGATGGTGTTATCAGTGATAACCGTGATGCTGACTTGTTATTGTTACAAGCACAATTCTGTGTGGATAAAAAAAGATATGATTTAgcattgaatatttctaaaCAAGCTGTGAAATCATCGCCATCTGACTTCAAGACCTGGGCTATGTTGGTCAAGGTTTATACTAAACTTAATGATTTCGAGAATGCCTTACTTACTCTTAACTCGTGTCCGATGAATTCGcataaagaaaaatattacCTAAAAAGAATTGTTCCGTTAAAAGGGGGTAATGACGACTTACATTTACCTTCCCCCGTTGATGTTACATTAGATGAGGTATCCAATCTACAAAGTAATGAAATAAGTTATGAACAAAGGAATTTAGATCCACAGTTAATTAATTTGCCAGCCGctaatttgaaatcaacATTTGCCAAGGCttatgatttattaacagaaattgtaaataaaaCTGGCTGGGAAGCGTTATTAAAATACCGTGCTAAGGTTTTCGTAATGGAGGAAGAGTACCGTAAGGATAGAAATAGTAATACTAATAACTCTAGTAATGGTCACACAAGAAAGAATTCTActaattctaatttgaaTGGCGAAACTACCGTGGAGAATGGTACTGC
This is a stretch of genomic DNA from Debaryomyces hansenii CBS767 chromosome G complete sequence. It encodes these proteins:
- a CDS encoding DEHA2G07832p (similar to uniprot|Q08754 Saccharomyces cerevisiae YOR299W BUD7 Protein involved in bud-site selection) — its product is MLLTTLASIPEAKEEYLDSSLIERTGRLHTFTDLGPADLCNIHKQSVTSKKNSEIGTFLYYTGVDTSNSASIAAHLQGLANLIGSRSQYWFGEKKHWKVPELTYCTYNAFSKVDMRVTVHIPGKFESSIINSDGKLIHDKVSDNESEKLWLETFVTSIVRCLIDSEDDDANKVGGLVEVRKLNPFNNGKSSKELLDYFMKGFEKLFWDGPKLGCGIDIPQPTIISNYLVDGFIKCVELTQNYEEALEILDRLKEKEPGVVTLIARVLLLKDEEIRAVQVMNDGVISDNRDADLLLLQAQFCVDKKRYDLALNISKQAVKSSPSDFKTWAMLVKVYTKLNDFENALLTLNSCPMNSHKEKYYLKRIVPLKGGNDDLHLPSPVDVTLDEVSNLQSNEISYEQRNLDPQLINLPAANLKSTFAKAYDLLTEIVNKTGWEALLKYRAKVFVMEEEYRKDRNSNTNNSSNGHTRKNSTNSNLNGETTVENGTASGMENDASSTLAIKSPKKDDQTNIEDMDESLENEFKKKRLCERWLDNLFMLLYEDLRAYTMWQAEYVHFQAQQMEYKKTTLEWEILGLIAYRLKHFKEGSVAFANALSGRFSAKSTREMLRYYQMERAKILSKNSNNTNNSNSSYTHNFTKVVNQLNEKILECCIKLLVWNHRWYSDFSPSLINTLSDLVAKDGLIKIQSLVQAVYSNNINATASNDNGNHGITDMMEDVYNFFKEYKINGADN